TGTTTGCTTCTACAGAGAAAAAATGGAAACTATGATAGGTTGAAGAGGAAGAGAAAAGTGAATGTCTGGAAATTATAGTAtcagaaaattattattattattattattattattattattattattattattattattattattattttacttgGATTTAGATCTGGGAGAGAAGTGAAAAACTCTctttagttttaaattttagGTAATAGTTTAAGGAAATTTGAAAGACAATGTCAAGAACTGTGGGCCTTATTGCTGTACAATATCAGTGATTTACCATGTTCagcaaatttaaaaatttaaaatatagtgtttgtttttttgttgagaaaaaaatatagtgTTTGTTGTAACACTATGTTAAGATTCTTTCTGCATAAAGTcatataatatgatatttatttcataaaaaaattattttgctaTTTACACCAAGATTGCTTATTTAGTATGTCTCTCATGTCATGTGTACAGATATAAGCATCTTCCACATGGAAGGTTTTTCATGCTAGACAAAATGTACAACAACCACTTTCCTCTGAGTTGGATTTCCTGCGTTACGATGGAAATCTGTAACAGATTTTGATCGTTTGATTTTAAATGTGCcgtttataataatttaataataattgtgTTAATTTAAATAGTCTGATTTATAATTAGTGGTTGAGATGTAAAACCGTGTGAAAATTGTGTGCTTTATTACAACAGAGAATCTCAATCAATTTTCttatagtattttattttattttttggtttacatgaaatcaaagaaaattaaACTTAGAACTTCATACATAGTACACAAACTCTCTAATGActtttatagtattttattttattttattagctaCTAATTGTAATACTATAACTAGGGCGTTAGCCctctttttctataaaaaaaaaaaagtaatactaTAACTAGTTGAGTGATgcaatttgattttgattattataaaaCAGAAGTTTCAACAAAAGGACAATTAGTGCATTATTCAGAAGAtctgtgtttgattttataataaaaacagcttcttcttttctttctttttttttctctatatttttttatttattacttttttcCTATCACATAATTCATAgaaattgagtaaaaaaataatatgagtATGAAAGTAGAGTTCACTCTCTCTAAAATGAAAGATACGTTTGAGAattaaattattctttttttaattttatcttttttatcatttaattgtAACTTGTGAGAGATAATGAAAGAATGTCATGTCTTTTTTTCAGTCAATGGGAATGATGTGTAATTAATTGTAAAGAAACATGCATAGTTATATTTTCATTTACCACTTACAAAGGATTATActttatatgatatgatgattaGATTTTGACAATCGATATAATTTGGCATAATTATATAATGCTCCTTGGTGTCAATTTGGATGAACTAATTtaacttattcaaaaaaaaaatattttgtaagaAGCCAAGTTGTGAATTtgtctctttaaaaaaaaattatgattttgtcACGATTTGCGGCCCTTGCCGGTATTTTATAGAACAGAATCAATGGTTTGGGGGAATAATATATGCTTAGGGGTTATTTATATAGGAACTATATATGTTCATGGTTTGATTGCCTTTACGAATTCAACATTTAAAATTTTAGCtctataaaaaatcaaatttttttttctccattcaaTTCTTTTCGATAAACAAGTCAACTGTTATCTTTGCTTTTTTGCACACCTTAAACATGTTTAATACGGTTACACGAATTAACTagtctttgttttatttttcctttcttttgctGTTTTCATTTTTGGTTGAAAGAATGAGCTCAACAACTATAAACTCCATGGTATGCATATCTTGAATCTTGACCATAGCGCATGTATACTTCAATTTCAGTCAAATGTGCCACAATTGATGGCAGCTTCTCTTTCACTTGTTCCGTGTCATTGTAATTCAATTCCAAATTTCTTGATTCAACTCACATTGTGTGTCTTGCGGGTCATTGGGGCAATGTCTAAGAAACTCCTAGTTCTAGGACTAGGACCATAGAAAAGACTTATTCTTTTCGCATTCCCGGAGTGTTCACGTGGGCTCCGACTTTCCAATTATACCCCCTCGTAATGTAGGATACGAGTgtgtaaatagtaaaaattggagaagaagaaaaaaaaaaaaaaacagtctGCATTCCGCCCTTACAAGGTTCGCTACTTGAATAGCGAACTCAGTTTGCATCCTATGATGTGAACCCCCCCGGCAAGATTTTGTGCggtaattttgaaatttctatCCATggggtgaaaaaaaaaagaagaaatccatagaaaaattaatgaaCTCAACAATTCTATTATTAAGGATCCATAAGTCTAAACTTTTTTTGTCTAGTAATCTAATAGCTAGACTCACATCATATATGTAAAGAAGTGAAAAATCCAGAGTTCAAACTCGAACCCTTTCAATAACGTCCATAATAGTTACCAACTGAATTACTCTTACTAGACATCCAAAAGTCCAAACtttattaaatgaaacaaaATGACCAATTGTATTGTTTATTAcctattgaaatttgaaagtatatataataatatatcttTCATTTTCCACGCTTTTATTTAGACTTATTTTCCTAAATTCAAACCAAACCtatatagtttattattatcaattggaaccaaaaaaatatatttttgagagAATAAAGGGTAGTAGTGTCGGTAAGCTAAGCTGCAATGCAAATACATAAACATGTTTGATTTTACCTACTCCACTATTATAATGGTCACATGCACCATATCACTGTCCACtaattgaagaaaaaacaattaacGGTAGAAAGTTtctctatatataatataagtgtttaacaaaaagaatatttttatttgattttttctgCACAGATTTTACTCAGCATTTGGCTGTTTGAGTAGTTCCACTCTAACAAAGAAGACttatttcattttcaaaatatcatttctatTAGTTGATAGGTACACCAAATGGGGATCATGATCATCTCCTGTCTTTCTTCAGTTTTATCTCCAATGCAATTCTCAGTCATTGGATTTGATTCGATAGTTGACTAGCAAATTATAATTTGACATAATTGTCATTCACAGATTAATTTGAAAGGCTGAGATTGCACAAAATAGAAAACAAGAGACACCAAACTGAAGAGATCTTGATCTACCAAATGGAGCAAAGTTTGGATTGTTTGCAGAGCAAGGCGTTGGAAAAAATAATCTACATCAAAGTTTGGTCGGTAGGACATGTGCTGCAAGTCACCAAAATCCAAATTCAGATAATATTATACTATGCAATCTTATTTCACTTCCACATGAATTCATTCTCCACCGTCACTCACCTTTCTATTTACAGTTTCTCAATCAACTTTTTACCTAAAGTAAACAAGTTTACCCTTTTCTCCATTGAAGATTTGGATTCATTTCCAAATAATTAGAATTCACTTTACTTCTTACAGTATTTGAATAGATAAAGATAAGTTTAGGCTGGTTGGATTTGAGAGTTTAACAGAATTAAGAAAAACCTCAAGGCTCGGAGAGCATTGACAAAAGTACTAACATATTATCCACCAATGAAGTTCTCATCTCGGCAACAAGATTTGAACCCAGATTCATGTGAAATGTGAGCTGAATTCTTACCATTTGGACCACACTACGTTGGCCAAGTAAAGATTAATAATGTCACGAACTTAGAACAATAAGTATTCAATATACACCATATACACTGtttggtcactattataagcaaatttgacTTTATCAACCATATACTAGatacataattttttcaatgtacaaaaaaaaatcaaatttacttGTAATACAGAGCAAAAGGAATGTATAACATAAACCAAATATGTCAGTATCTACTCAGATCTAATCACAAGCTCACAACCATAAAATTTTCCATATATCCCtccaactatttttttaatcttacacATAAAAGTTACAACAATAGGTTGGTAAACCACATCAGATTTTGGGAGGGCCCATGAACAGAAATAAGTTTTCCCTTCAGAGTTAGGTACTGTCATACTGATGTAGCATTGAGTAGTATTTGGTaatatcaataatgaaaaatcaTAGCCACAAGTAGTCAAATAGGTTGTTGTTGCTTGTTGTCATAACTTAAGATAGCAAACAAACACTCTTAACTAATTTGACAGATGTTCAATAATTGATTCTCTAAAAGATGGTTCAACCATAATTTGACTTCTAGTTAGAGTTAATTTCTTAACACATTTTTTATTAGAGACAATATGATTATTGTTGGCTAGTTATGTAACTTATAAGAAACCTCTTCTAGTCTTAGTCTTCTCAACATGGTTTAGCTAATTTGAAAGATCCAGAAGATTCTAACTAAAAGTTGGTTTAAAGAATGAAAGGTAAAGATTAAACATAATCTCAACATATGATCATTCTTGTTTACTCAGCAGCCTAATTTGACTTAAATAGTACACTCATAGACAAACAGAGGTTATTCAAATTAATAAGAAATTGACTCATACTTCACAAGAGCGTGAATTCGACTTCTACTACTAGGATATTAAGGACCTTGTTGGTAGATAATCTGTAAGCACATAAATCAGGTCTTGCATTTAGGCCGGTTGACCTTGTTGAGCCTCCGGGACaaaatttgtacaaaaaaaagggTAATACTAATACTCATAGTACACTTGACtaagttaacatttttttacttCACTTTTTCATGTTCCAAGTTAAGAATGTCtttaagaaaaagtaaacaaaacaGGAACAAGTTTGCAGAATGAGTCAGCAGACATTGAAGAACAAAGTACATATCTATCTACAGAAACACAATATAATAATGAGAGCTTGTAAGTAATTcatgaaattaattaatctaAAACACTTGGATTTACCATGAATCAGAAACAAGATTAGCATCTAAACAACATTTTCAAGTTTGATTAATTTCAACTATGTAATTTGATTCTCCTACTAATCTATgtcacaaaacaaaacaaaacaaaacaaaacaaaacaaaagagatTAATTAAGACACTTTACCAAATCACACCCACCACCACCAGCTATAGCATGATTTGCAAACCCTATCATCCAAAATCCCCTAAAAATCAAAACCAACTAGTTAACAACAAATCCACCAAATTCAAATGAATCATTCACTATTCCTTCTAACCAAAACAAAATACCCTAAAACAGCACAAACAGCAGCAACAACATTCCCTTCAGTAAGCAAAATCTTaagaacaaaactgaaaatttcACCAGTAATCTTTCTACCTTCAACAACCAAAGTCCTCTTAGGCTTTCCAAAAAAAGCCAACAAAACAACTATGGTTATCCATGTCACTAAAACAGCAGGAACCATAACAACCAAAGCAGCAACCATAGAAAGTAACCCAAAAACAGTACCAAGAAGAACAGATGCATAGATTGCAGGCCAACCAGATGTTGATGATTGAGCTTGTAAATTGTACCAAGAAAGCATTGATTTTAGAAAATTCCATGAAGAAGTTAAAAGGGTACCGTAAACAAGGAAAAATAGACATGCCCATGTTCTTCTTTTGCTCATTATGTTCAATAGGAACATGTATGATGA
This portion of the Trifolium pratense cultivar HEN17-A07 linkage group LG3, ARS_RC_1.1, whole genome shotgun sequence genome encodes:
- the LOC123916142 gene encoding uncharacterized protein LOC123916142; translated protein: MAKIEEEPSSSSSMQQQHQAPSSYMFLLNIMSKRRTWACLFFLVYGTLLTSSWNFLKSMLSWYNLQAQSSTSGWPAIYASVLLGTVFGLLSMVAALVVMVPAVLVTWITIVVLLAFFGKPKRTLVVEGRKITGEIFSFVLKILLTEGNVVAAVCAVLGYFVLVRRNSE